Proteins encoded together in one Candidatus Coatesbacteria bacterium window:
- a CDS encoding cytoplasmic protein gives MARYAVFAFGEDPACLLHALLYVRDFAERGHTTTLILEGRATATAAEAFAEGGHRLHNLYVEALEAGLVGGFCLACSRQSGAFDDLTEQGLPALDELLGHPSPARFRESGWEVLVL, from the coding sequence ATGGCCCGCTACGCCGTCTTCGCCTTCGGCGAGGATCCCGCCTGCCTGCTGCACGCCCTGCTCTACGTCCGCGACTTCGCCGAGCGCGGCCATACCACCACCCTGATCCTCGAGGGCCGGGCCACGGCCACGGCGGCGGAGGCCTTCGCCGAGGGCGGCCACCGGCTGCACAACCTGTACGTCGAGGCCCTGGAGGCCGGCCTGGTCGGCGGTTTCTGCCTGGCCTGCAGCCGGCAGTCGGGAGCTTTCGACGATTTGACCGAGCAGGGGCTGCCGGCCCTGGACGAGCTGCTGGGCCACCCCTCCCCGGCGCGCTTCCGCGAGAGCGGCTGGGAGGTGCTGGTGCTCTAG